In a single window of the Streptomyces sp. CGMCC 4.7035 genome:
- a CDS encoding TetR/AcrR family transcriptional regulator encodes MSQVKPMRADARRNYERLLKAAAAAFAEHGENASLDDIAKRAGVGSGTLYRHFPTRQALLEAAYIDRIEAIATRADELAKELPPGEALAEWLYEVSEGMIQVRGLKALLGSAVTDSGAAAVTACAATMKAAATRLAGAAQQEGTLRADVEPIEVLRLAHGVATASELASGDGKYIRRYLSLLTEGLRP; translated from the coding sequence ATGTCGCAGGTCAAGCCCATGCGCGCGGACGCCCGTCGCAACTACGAGCGGTTGCTGAAGGCGGCGGCCGCCGCCTTCGCCGAGCACGGCGAGAACGCGTCGCTCGATGACATCGCGAAGCGGGCGGGGGTCGGATCCGGCACCCTGTACCGGCACTTCCCGACGCGTCAGGCGCTGTTGGAGGCGGCGTACATCGACCGGATCGAGGCGATCGCCACACGCGCCGACGAACTCGCGAAGGAACTGCCGCCGGGCGAGGCATTGGCGGAGTGGCTGTACGAGGTCAGCGAAGGGATGATCCAGGTCCGCGGACTGAAGGCCCTGCTGGGCTCGGCCGTCACTGACTCAGGCGCTGCCGCGGTCACGGCCTGCGCCGCCACCATGAAGGCGGCGGCGACGCGCCTGGCCGGGGCGGCGCAGCAGGAGGGGACCCTGCGGGCGGACGTCGAGCCGATCGAGGTCCTGCGGCTGGCGCACGGGGTGGCGACGGCGTCCGAGCTGGCGAGCGGCGACGGGAAGTACATCCGCCGCTATCTGTCGCTGCTGACAGAGGGGTTGCGGCCGTAG